The Streptomyces aurantiacus genome includes a region encoding these proteins:
- a CDS encoding DUF3159 domain-containing protein, with protein sequence MTSLDKPTEDAQRDSRAVTEAALFEAFGGLRGMIETVLPGLLFVTIFTINKDLHSAAIAALGVSILLVVVRLVMKDTVKHAFSGVFGVAFGVVFAMMTGNAKDFYLPGMLYTLGLALAYIITTLAGVPLIGLILGPVFKENLSWRTRNPGRKKAYAKASYAWGLILLAKCAILFPLYWWADTTQFGWVLIALKIPPFLLAVWLTWVFLAKAPPPIDVFAEMEAEERAAKERESAARSAD encoded by the coding sequence GTGACGTCGCTCGACAAGCCGACCGAAGACGCCCAGCGGGATTCGCGGGCGGTGACCGAGGCCGCGCTCTTCGAGGCGTTCGGCGGTCTGCGGGGCATGATCGAGACGGTCCTGCCGGGCCTGCTCTTCGTCACGATCTTCACGATCAACAAGGACCTGCACTCGGCGGCCATCGCGGCCCTCGGTGTCTCCATCCTGCTGGTCGTGGTCCGCCTGGTCATGAAGGACACCGTCAAGCACGCGTTCAGTGGCGTCTTCGGTGTCGCCTTCGGCGTGGTCTTCGCGATGATGACGGGCAACGCGAAGGACTTCTACCTGCCGGGCATGCTCTACACGCTCGGCCTCGCCCTCGCCTACATCATCACCACGCTCGCCGGAGTCCCCCTGATCGGCCTGATCCTCGGCCCGGTCTTCAAGGAGAACCTCTCCTGGCGCACGCGCAACCCGGGCCGCAAGAAGGCGTACGCGAAGGCCAGTTACGCATGGGGCCTGATCCTGCTCGCCAAGTGCGCGATCCTCTTCCCGCTCTACTGGTGGGCCGACACCACCCAGTTCGGCTGGGTCCTGATCGCCCTGAAGATCCCGCCCTTCCTGCTCGCCGTCTGGCTCACCTGGGTCTTCCTGGCGAAGGCGCCGCCGCCGATCGACGTGTTCGCGGAGATGGAGGCGGAGGAGCGCGCGGCGAAGGAGCGGGAGTCCGCCGCACGGTCCGCCGACTAG
- a CDS encoding ABC transporter ATP-binding protein — MSTQVVTDTMVRVENVHRSYGSGTTAVHALRGVSFDIPRGELVALKGRSGSGKTTLLNLVGGLDEPDDGRITVDGLDLSGLGENGLLELRRDRIGFVFQSFGLIPILTAAENVGVPMRLRRVDPREREERVELLLSLVGLADHAAQRPGELSGGQQQRVAIARALANNPALLIADEPTGQLDAETGIGVMELLRAVVRSEQVTALVATHDAALLDLADRVLELGDGEIVES; from the coding sequence ATGAGTACTCAGGTCGTCACGGACACCATGGTGCGGGTGGAGAACGTCCACCGCTCGTACGGGAGCGGCACCACCGCCGTACACGCGCTGCGCGGGGTGTCGTTCGACATCCCGCGCGGTGAACTCGTCGCGCTCAAGGGACGTTCGGGCTCGGGCAAGACCACACTGCTCAACCTCGTCGGCGGGCTCGACGAGCCGGACGACGGACGGATCACCGTCGACGGGCTCGACCTCTCCGGACTCGGGGAGAACGGACTGCTGGAGCTGCGCCGGGACCGCATCGGCTTCGTCTTCCAGTCCTTCGGGCTCATCCCGATCCTGACGGCCGCCGAGAACGTGGGCGTGCCCATGCGGCTGCGCCGGGTCGACCCGCGCGAGCGCGAGGAGCGCGTCGAGCTGCTGCTCTCCCTGGTCGGGCTTGCCGACCACGCGGCACAGCGGCCCGGTGAGCTCTCCGGCGGTCAGCAGCAGCGTGTCGCCATCGCCCGCGCCCTCGCGAACAACCCGGCGCTCCTCATCGCCGACGAACCCACCGGCCAGCTCGACGCCGAGACGGGCATCGGGGTGATGGAACTGCTGCGGGCGGTCGTCCGCAGCGAGCAGGTCACCGCGCTCGTGGCCACCCATGACGCGGCCCTCCTGGACCTGGCCGACCGGGTCCTGGAGCTGGGCGACGGCGAGATCGTGGAGAGCTGA
- a CDS encoding OB-fold nucleic acid binding domain-containing protein: MSAVPRSEKPAGRFRRMIDRLSSSQEDLESEELREDTETAGCTRIGDCRDRQVVTVTGTLRTVTLRPRAGVPALEAELFDGSAALDVVWLGRRSIVGIEPGRKLIASGRISMSRGRRVLFNPKYELRPLGRE, from the coding sequence ATGAGTGCTGTCCCTCGTTCCGAAAAGCCGGCGGGCCGGTTCCGGCGGATGATCGACCGGCTCTCCTCGTCCCAGGAGGACCTGGAGTCGGAGGAGCTGCGCGAGGACACCGAGACCGCGGGCTGCACGCGCATCGGTGACTGCCGCGACCGACAGGTGGTCACGGTTACTGGTACCTTGCGCACGGTCACTCTGCGCCCGAGGGCCGGTGTCCCGGCCCTGGAGGCCGAGCTGTTCGACGGTTCGGCCGCCCTGGACGTGGTGTGGCTCGGCAGACGCTCCATAGTGGGGATAGAGCCGGGGCGCAAGCTGATCGCGTCGGGCCGGATCTCGATGAGCCGGGGCCGCCGTGTGCTGTTCAATCCGAAGTACGAACTCAGACCCCTCGGACGGGAGTAG
- the dut gene encoding dUTP diphosphatase — MTPSPAPVGVLIKRVDPDVPLPEYAHPGDAGADLRTTESRVLEPGERAVLPTGVCIALPEGYAAFVHPRSGLAARCGVALVNAPGTVDAGYRGEIKVIVVNLDPRECVRFERFDRIAQLVVQQVEKVRFREVAELPDSARAAGGFGSTGGHAAVGGTTGGNRYASVVSDREGQ; from the coding sequence GTGACCCCGTCCCCGGCCCCCGTGGGCGTACTGATCAAGCGCGTCGACCCGGACGTACCGCTTCCGGAATACGCGCATCCCGGTGACGCAGGCGCGGATCTGCGGACCACGGAGAGCCGCGTACTGGAACCCGGTGAACGTGCCGTGCTCCCCACCGGGGTGTGCATCGCGCTTCCCGAGGGGTACGCGGCCTTCGTGCACCCGCGTTCCGGGCTGGCCGCCCGCTGCGGTGTGGCTCTCGTGAATGCCCCGGGGACGGTTGATGCCGGGTACCGTGGGGAGATCAAGGTGATCGTGGTGAATCTCGACCCGCGCGAGTGCGTGCGGTTCGAGCGCTTCGACCGGATTGCTCAACTGGTCGTCCAGCAGGTCGAGAAGGTGCGCTTCCGGGAGGTGGCGGAGCTTCCCGACTCGGCGCGGGCCGCAGGGGGCTTCGGTTCCACCGGCGGCCATGCCGCGGTGGGCGGCACAACGGGTGGGAATCGATACGCTTCGGTCGTATCCGACCGGGAAGGACAGTGA
- a CDS encoding DUF3710 domain-containing protein, with protein MFGRRKKGSAAEDAAGEAEQVVDGVDTEAERERVRLEPEPRPDGPWDSAEVRDPAEGRVDLGGLFVPGVDGMELRVEVAGDAIVAATVVLKDSAVQLQAFAAPKREGIWGEVREEIATGITQQGGVIDEVEGPLGWELRAQVPVQLPDGTGGFQVVRFIGVDGPRWFLRGVISGQGAVQPQAAGLLEQIFRDTVVVRGEGPMAPRDPIVLKLPDDAQMVAEGVQQEEQAGSRFSGGMGQLQRGPETTEVR; from the coding sequence GTGTTCGGACGTCGCAAGAAGGGCAGTGCCGCCGAGGACGCGGCGGGCGAGGCCGAGCAGGTCGTCGACGGTGTCGACACTGAGGCGGAGCGCGAGCGCGTGAGGCTCGAGCCGGAGCCGCGTCCCGACGGTCCCTGGGACAGCGCCGAGGTGCGCGACCCGGCCGAGGGCCGGGTCGACCTGGGCGGCCTCTTCGTGCCCGGGGTCGACGGCATGGAGCTCCGGGTGGAGGTCGCGGGCGACGCGATCGTCGCGGCCACGGTGGTGCTGAAGGACAGCGCCGTCCAGCTGCAGGCTTTCGCCGCTCCCAAGCGTGAGGGCATCTGGGGCGAGGTGCGCGAGGAGATCGCCACCGGCATCACCCAGCAGGGCGGTGTCATCGACGAGGTCGAGGGCCCGCTGGGCTGGGAGCTGCGCGCGCAGGTGCCGGTGCAGCTGCCCGACGGCACGGGCGGCTTCCAGGTCGTCCGGTTCATCGGTGTGGACGGTCCCCGCTGGTTCCTGCGCGGAGTGATCTCCGGCCAGGGCGCGGTGCAGCCGCAGGCCGCCGGTCTGCTGGAGCAGATCTTCCGGGACACCGTGGTGGTCCGCGGAGAGGGCCCGATGGCCCCGCGCGACCCGATCGTCCTGAAGCTGCCGGACGACGCGCAGATGGTCGCCGAGGGTGTGCAGCAGGAGGAGCAGGCCGGGTCCCGCTTCTCCGGCGGCATGGGGCAGCTGCAGCGCGGACCGGAGACCACCGAGGTCCGGTAG
- a CDS encoding alginate lyase family protein — MPNTPVPPAPSRRRGRSRFALLVTVAALLAGALAWPAAERAEAAPATFAHPGVTVSRGQLDFARQQVNAGAQPWKSAYDQMMSSRYASLTRTAKPRAVVECGSYSNPNNGCTDEREDAIAAYTQALAWYVTRDARHAKKAIELMDAWSATVRDHTHSNAPLQTGWAGSSWPKAAEIIKYTYDGGWPNSGRFATMLRGVYLPEVINGSNSNGNWELSMMEAAVGISVFLEDKASYDKAMAKFRTRTAAFVYLSSDGALPKTVPSQNLDTRQKIVNYWQGQSTFVTGLTQETCRDLTHTGYGLSAISHIAETSRIQGQDLYGTDVGERLRHALGFQARYQLGEAPPSWLCGGSLHLGLGPVTEVGHNALHNRLGHGMTNTERLTAQNRPAGSNNLFVAWETLTHGDNPS, encoded by the coding sequence ATGCCGAACACCCCGGTTCCCCCGGCCCCCTCACGCCGCCGCGGGAGATCACGCTTCGCGCTGCTCGTCACCGTCGCGGCCCTGCTGGCCGGTGCCCTGGCCTGGCCCGCCGCGGAGCGCGCGGAGGCAGCGCCCGCCACCTTCGCGCACCCCGGAGTCACCGTCTCCCGCGGCCAGTTGGACTTCGCCCGGCAGCAGGTCAACGCGGGCGCCCAGCCCTGGAAGAGCGCCTACGACCAGATGATGTCGAGCAGGTACGCCTCGCTCACACGCACCGCCAAGCCCCGCGCGGTCGTGGAGTGCGGCTCGTACTCGAACCCGAACAACGGCTGCACGGACGAGCGCGAGGACGCGATCGCCGCGTACACCCAGGCCCTGGCCTGGTACGTCACGCGGGACGCCCGCCACGCGAAGAAGGCGATCGAGCTGATGGACGCCTGGTCGGCGACCGTCCGGGACCACACCCACAGCAACGCCCCGCTGCAGACCGGCTGGGCGGGCTCGTCCTGGCCCAAGGCCGCCGAGATCATCAAGTACACGTACGACGGCGGCTGGCCGAACTCCGGTCGCTTCGCGACCATGCTCCGCGGCGTCTACCTGCCCGAGGTCATCAACGGCTCGAACTCCAACGGCAACTGGGAACTGTCGATGATGGAGGCGGCCGTCGGCATCTCCGTCTTCCTGGAGGACAAGGCGTCCTACGACAAGGCCATGGCGAAGTTCCGCACCCGCACGGCCGCGTTCGTGTACCTGTCCTCCGACGGCGCCCTGCCGAAGACCGTGCCGAGCCAGAACCTCGACACCAGGCAGAAGATCGTCAACTACTGGCAGGGCCAGTCCACCTTCGTCACCGGGCTCACCCAGGAGACCTGCCGCGACCTCACCCACACCGGGTACGGCCTCTCCGCGATCTCGCACATCGCCGAGACCAGCCGCATCCAGGGCCAGGACCTGTACGGCACGGACGTCGGCGAGCGGCTGCGGCACGCGCTGGGCTTCCAGGCCAGATACCAGCTGGGCGAGGCACCCCCGAGCTGGCTGTGCGGCGGGTCGCTGCACCTCGGCCTCGGCCCGGTGACCGAGGTCGGCCACAACGCCCTGCACAACCGCCTCGGCCACGGCATGACCAACACCGAGCGGCTCACGGCACAGAACCGCCCGGCGGGGAGCAACAACCTCTTCGTGGCCTGGGAGACACTCACGCACGGCGACAACCCCAGCTGA
- a CDS encoding DUF3093 domain-containing protein, whose product MQPSASSYEERLTAPRSWWFISLLVGLSMALIVLPFGTLPLLGGFVGGTAVAAVAASSYGSVRIRVVAGSLIAGDARIPVSALGEAHVLDPEEARAWRSFKADARAFMLLRAYIPTALRVEVTDPTDPTPYVYLSTREPERLAAALAAARTPA is encoded by the coding sequence ATGCAGCCCTCCGCCTCGTCGTACGAAGAACGTCTCACCGCACCCCGCTCCTGGTGGTTCATCTCCCTCCTGGTGGGTCTGTCGATGGCCCTGATCGTGCTGCCGTTCGGCACGCTGCCCCTGCTGGGCGGGTTCGTGGGTGGCACGGCGGTGGCGGCGGTGGCGGCGAGTTCGTACGGCTCCGTACGGATCCGTGTGGTGGCCGGTTCCCTGATCGCGGGCGACGCCCGTATCCCGGTCTCCGCGCTGGGCGAGGCCCATGTCCTCGACCCCGAAGAGGCCCGCGCCTGGCGCTCCTTCAAGGCGGACGCACGCGCCTTCATGCTCCTGCGTGCCTACATCCCCACGGCCCTGCGCGTGGAGGTCACCGACCCGACGGACCCGACGCCGTACGTGTACCTGTCGACCCGCGAGCCGGAGCGGCTGGCGGCGGCCCTGGCCGCGGCACGGACGCCCGCGTAG
- a CDS encoding response regulator, whose protein sequence is MTRVLVVDDEPQITRALVINLKARKYEVDAAPDGATALQLAAARHPDVIVLDLGLPDMDGVEVIRGLRGWTRVPILVLSARHSSDEKVEALDAGADDYVTKPFGMDELLARLRAAVRRAEPNGGGEDDVIVETEDFTVDLAAKKVGRSGRDVRLTPTEWHLLEVLVRNTGRLVSQKQLLQEVWGPSYGTETNYLRVYMAQLRRKLEADPSHPRHFITEPGMGYRFER, encoded by the coding sequence ATGACCCGCGTCCTCGTGGTCGACGACGAGCCGCAGATCACCCGGGCCCTCGTGATCAACCTCAAGGCACGCAAGTACGAGGTGGACGCGGCCCCCGACGGCGCCACCGCGCTGCAGCTCGCTGCCGCCCGCCACCCCGACGTGATCGTGCTCGACCTGGGCCTGCCCGACATGGACGGCGTCGAGGTGATCAGGGGACTGCGCGGCTGGACGCGGGTACCGATCCTCGTGCTGTCCGCCCGGCACTCCTCCGACGAGAAGGTCGAGGCGCTCGACGCCGGAGCCGACGACTACGTGACCAAGCCCTTCGGCATGGACGAGCTGCTCGCCCGGCTGAGAGCGGCCGTCCGCCGGGCCGAACCCAACGGGGGCGGCGAGGACGACGTGATCGTCGAGACGGAGGACTTCACCGTCGACCTGGCCGCGAAGAAGGTCGGCCGGTCGGGCCGCGACGTGCGTCTCACCCCGACCGAGTGGCACCTCCTGGAGGTGCTCGTGCGCAACACGGGCCGCCTGGTCAGCCAGAAGCAGCTGCTCCAGGAGGTCTGGGGCCCCTCCTACGGCACCGAGACGAACTACCTGCGGGTCTACATGGCCCAGCTCCGCCGCAAGCTGGAGGCGGACCCGTCCCATCCCCGGCACTTCATCACGGAGCCGGGGATGGGGTACCGGTTCGAGAGGTGA
- a CDS encoding sensor histidine kinase, producing MGRGKLRIYLGAAPGVGKTYAMLSEAHRRVERGAECVVAFVEHHGRPRTEVMLHGLEQIPRKDLAYRDTAFTEMDVDAVLERGPAVALVDELAHTNIPGSRNAKRWQDVEELLAAGIDVVSTVNIQHLESLGDVVESITGVRQRETVPDEVVRRADQIELVDMSPQALRRRMAHGNIYKPDKVDAALSNYFRPGNLTALRELALLWVADRVDEYLRQYRGEHGIRSTWQARERIVVGLTGGPEGRTLIRRAARLAEKGAGGEVLAVYIARSDGLTSASPKELAVQRTLAEDLGGTFHHVVGDDIPSALLEFARGVNATQIVLGSSRRKSWQYVFGPGVGATVARESGPDLDVHIVTHDEAGKGRGLPVARGARLGRSRIIAGWLVAVAGPALLALLLTHGAADLGLANDMLLFLTLTVAAALLGGLLPALASAAFGSLLLNYFFTPPLHRLTIADPKNFVAIVIFVGVAISVASVVDLAARRTHQAARLRAESEILSFLAGSVLRGETSLDALLERVRETFGMESVALLERAGDVDPWTCAGSVGPHPPTLPEAADVDMPVGDHTALALSGRVLPAEDRRVLAAFAAQAVVVLDRKRLQAQAEQARTLAEGNRIRTALLAAVSHDLRTPLAAIKAAVTSLRSDDVAWSEEDEAELLEGIEAGADRLDHLVGNLLDMSRLQTGTVTPLIREIDLDEVVPMALGGVPERSVELEIPETLPMVAVDPGLLERSVANVVENAVKYSPAGERVLVAASALGDRVEVRVVDRGRGVPDEAKDRIFAPFQRYGDAPRGAGVGLGLAVARGFAEAMGGTLNAEDTPGGGLTMVLTLRAGPSRPQPLVEAVEPVQPERQAS from the coding sequence ATGGGACGAGGCAAGCTCCGGATCTACCTCGGTGCGGCACCGGGCGTCGGCAAGACCTACGCGATGCTCTCCGAGGCGCACCGCCGTGTCGAGCGGGGCGCGGAGTGCGTGGTGGCCTTCGTCGAGCACCACGGGCGGCCGCGTACGGAGGTGATGCTGCACGGTCTGGAGCAGATCCCCCGCAAGGACCTCGCCTACCGGGACACCGCCTTCACCGAGATGGACGTGGACGCCGTACTGGAGCGCGGCCCGGCCGTCGCCCTGGTGGACGAACTGGCGCACACCAACATCCCCGGCTCGCGGAACGCCAAGCGCTGGCAGGACGTCGAGGAGCTGCTCGCCGCCGGGATCGACGTCGTCTCGACGGTCAACATCCAGCATCTGGAGTCCCTCGGCGACGTCGTCGAGTCGATAACCGGTGTACGGCAGCGTGAGACCGTCCCGGACGAGGTGGTGCGGCGGGCCGACCAGATCGAGCTGGTCGACATGTCGCCCCAGGCGCTTCGCCGCCGGATGGCGCACGGCAACATCTACAAGCCCGACAAGGTCGACGCGGCCCTGTCCAACTACTTCCGCCCCGGCAACCTCACCGCCCTGCGCGAACTGGCCCTGCTGTGGGTCGCCGACCGCGTCGACGAGTACCTCCGGCAGTACCGGGGCGAGCACGGCATCCGCTCCACCTGGCAGGCCCGCGAACGCATCGTCGTCGGCCTGACCGGCGGTCCCGAGGGCCGTACGCTGATCCGCCGGGCCGCCCGGCTCGCCGAGAAGGGCGCCGGCGGCGAGGTGCTCGCCGTCTACATCGCCCGCAGCGACGGCCTGACGTCCGCCTCGCCCAAGGAACTGGCCGTCCAGCGGACCCTCGCCGAGGACCTCGGCGGCACCTTCCACCACGTCGTGGGCGACGACATCCCGTCCGCGCTGCTGGAGTTCGCGCGCGGTGTCAACGCCACCCAGATCGTGCTGGGCTCCTCGCGGCGCAAGTCCTGGCAGTACGTGTTCGGACCCGGCGTCGGCGCCACGGTCGCCCGGGAGTCGGGGCCGGACCTCGACGTGCACATCGTCACGCACGACGAGGCGGGCAAGGGGCGCGGCCTGCCCGTCGCCCGGGGCGCGCGCCTCGGCCGGTCCCGGATCATCGCGGGCTGGCTGGTCGCGGTGGCCGGCCCGGCACTCCTGGCGCTGCTGCTCACCCACGGCGCCGCGGATCTCGGGCTCGCCAACGACATGCTGCTCTTCCTGACGCTGACCGTGGCGGCGGCCCTGCTCGGCGGGCTGCTCCCGGCGCTCGCCTCGGCGGCCTTCGGCTCACTGCTGCTGAACTACTTCTTCACGCCGCCGCTGCACCGGCTGACCATCGCCGACCCCAAGAACTTCGTCGCCATCGTGATCTTCGTCGGGGTGGCCATCTCGGTCGCGTCCGTGGTGGACCTGGCGGCCCGCCGCACCCACCAGGCCGCCCGGCTGCGCGCCGAGTCCGAGATCCTCTCCTTCCTGGCGGGCAGCGTGCTGCGCGGGGAGACCAGCCTGGACGCCCTGCTGGAGCGGGTCCGCGAGACGTTCGGCATGGAGTCGGTCGCGCTGCTGGAACGGGCGGGCGACGTGGACCCGTGGACCTGCGCCGGCAGCGTGGGGCCGCACCCGCCGACGCTGCCCGAGGCCGCGGACGTCGACATGCCGGTCGGGGACCACACCGCGCTCGCCCTCTCCGGCCGGGTGCTGCCCGCCGAGGACCGCCGGGTCCTCGCCGCCTTCGCCGCCCAGGCCGTCGTCGTCCTGGACCGCAAGCGCCTCCAGGCGCAGGCCGAGCAGGCCCGCACCCTCGCCGAGGGCAACCGCATCCGAACGGCGCTCCTGGCCGCCGTCAGCCACGACCTGCGCACCCCGCTGGCCGCCATCAAGGCCGCCGTGACGTCCCTCAGGTCGGACGACGTGGCCTGGTCCGAGGAGGACGAGGCCGAGCTCCTGGAGGGCATCGAGGCGGGCGCCGACCGGCTCGACCACCTGGTGGGCAACCTCCTCGACATGTCCCGCCTGCAGACCGGCACGGTCACCCCGCTGATCCGCGAGATCGACCTCGACGAGGTCGTGCCGATGGCGCTGGGCGGCGTACCGGAGCGCAGCGTCGAACTGGAGATCCCCGAGACCCTGCCCATGGTCGCCGTCGACCCGGGGCTGCTGGAGCGGTCGGTCGCCAACGTCGTCGAGAACGCCGTCAAGTACAGCCCTGCCGGAGAACGCGTCCTCGTCGCCGCCAGCGCGCTCGGTGACCGGGTGGAGGTGCGGGTCGTGGACCGTGGCCGGGGCGTTCCCGACGAGGCGAAGGATCGTATCTTCGCGCCCTTCCAGCGCTACGGCGACGCCCCGCGCGGAGCCGGGGTGGGCCTGGGCCTCGCGGTCGCCCGTGGTTTCGCCGAGGCCATGGGCGGCACTCTCAACGCCGAGGACACCCCCGGCGGCGGCCTCACCATGGTCCTCACGCTGCGGGCGGGCCCCTCCCGCCCGCAGCCTCTGGTGGAAGCAGTGGAACCCGTACAACCGGAAAGGCAGGCTTCATGA
- a CDS encoding PaaI family thioesterase, which translates to MSGTSSALRPPADAVAPVRHPDAPAPGELLGAHYDQCFGCGGGQPHGLHLEARAGEGVKITAEFTVQPAHQGAPGLAHGGVLASALDETLGSLNWLLRTIAVTGRLETDFVRPVPVGTVLYLEAEVTAVAGRKIYSSATGRVGGPGGPVAVRADALFIEVKVDHFVDNGRQEEIRAAMDDPDQVRRARAFEVNP; encoded by the coding sequence GTGAGTGGTACATCTTCGGCCCTGCGGCCCCCGGCCGACGCGGTGGCACCGGTACGGCATCCCGACGCGCCTGCCCCGGGCGAGCTGCTCGGCGCGCACTACGACCAGTGTTTCGGCTGCGGTGGCGGACAGCCGCACGGGCTGCACCTGGAGGCCCGGGCGGGTGAAGGGGTGAAGATCACCGCCGAGTTCACCGTGCAGCCCGCGCACCAGGGTGCTCCCGGCCTCGCGCACGGCGGAGTCCTCGCGAGTGCCCTCGACGAGACCCTCGGCTCGCTGAACTGGCTGCTGCGCACCATCGCCGTGACCGGGCGGCTGGAGACCGACTTCGTACGGCCCGTGCCGGTGGGCACCGTGCTGTACCTGGAGGCCGAGGTCACGGCGGTGGCGGGACGCAAGATCTACTCGTCCGCCACGGGACGCGTCGGGGGGCCCGGCGGGCCCGTCGCCGTCCGCGCGGATGCTCTCTTCATCGAGGTGAAGGTCGACCACTTCGTCGACAACGGCCGCCAGGAGGAGATCCGGGCGGCCATGGACGACCCCGACCAGGTCCGCCGTGCCCGTGCCTTCGAGGTGAACCCGTGA